A genomic window from Diospyros lotus cultivar Yz01 chromosome 2, ASM1463336v1, whole genome shotgun sequence includes:
- the LOC127794056 gene encoding beta-glucuronosyltransferase GlcAT14B-like produces the protein MSRAYSWTITGYCPWFLGISTGLVLLLGAALSTPYLRYRFSDASSLRQLPISMRVPSKGPGQPPVLAYSISGRGGDAARMLRLLEATYHPRNQYLLQLDHDHERIQLALSVQSETVFRAYGNVHVVGRSYAVNPMGASALASTLHAAALLLRISPHWDWVVVLSASDYPLVPQDDLLHAFSFLPRDLNFIDFTSSTGWKERQKANRIVVDPSLYLKKKAPLFYAVESRAAPDAFKVFGGSPYVILSRGFTDYCVNGWDNLPRKLLMYFNNVLLPLELYFHTVLCNSPEFHNTTVADDLGLSYSVAWHTGTGQPRQLDISHYDKMVSGHAVFARAFKEGDQLLSKIDADVLRRAEDRVVPGKWCEFGPAKGMDARSLMCPADNCTSWGDINSIRPGSSGLKLATLFSKLGKGGRLRANHCHNT, from the exons ATGTCGAGGGCTTATTCGTGGACTATTACGGGCTACTGCCCCTGGTTTCTGGGCATTTCCACGGGCTTAGTGTTGCTGCTGGGTGCAGCCTTGTCAACGCCCTATCTCCGCTACCGGTTCTCCGATGCTTCAAGTCTTCGTCAGCTTCCGATTTCCATGAGAGTCCCCTCGAAAGGGCCGGGGCAGCCTCCTGTCCTGGCCTATTCCATCTCTGGCCGTGGGGGAGATGCAGCCAGGATGCTGAGGCTTCTCGAGGCTACTTATCATCCAAGAAACCAGTACCTCCTGCAACTCGACCACGACCATGAGAGGATCCAATTGGCTCTCTCTGTCCAATCCGAGACTGTGTTCCGGGCTTATGGGAATGTCCATGTTGTGGGAAGAAGCTATGCCGTGAACCCAATGGGCGCCTCGGCCCTGGCTTCCACTCTCCATGCTGCTGCATTGCTTCTCAGGATTAGTCCACATTGGGACTGGGTTGTGGTCCTAAGCGCCTCTGACTATCCTCTTGTGCCTCAGGATG ATCTGCTCCACGCTTTCAGTTTTCTGCCAAGGGACCTCAATTTTATCGACTTCACGAGCAGCACTGGCTGGAAGGA GAGGCAGAAGGCTAATCGGATCGTCGTAGACCCCAGTCTTTACCTGAAAAAGAAGGCTCCACTCTTCTACGCTGTGGAGAGCAGGGCTGCCCCAGATGCATTCAAGGTTTTTGGAG GTTCACCTTATGTGATACTGAGCAGAGGCTTCACAGACTATTGCGTCAATGGATGGGACAATCTCCCAAGGAAACTCCTAATGTACTTCAACAATGTGCTGCTTCCTCTTGAGCTCTACTTCCACACCGTCCTCTGCAACTCCCCCGAGTTCCACAACACCACAGTGGCCGATGACTTGGGCTTGAGCTACTCCGTTGCTTGGCACACCGGCACAGGTCAGCCCCGGCAGCTCGACATCTCCCACTACGACAAAATGGTGTCGGGCCACGCAGTTTTTGCGCGAGCTTTCAAAGAAGGGGATCAGCTGCTGTCAAAGATCGACGCAGATGTCCTCCGCCGAGCAGAGGACAGGGTGGTGCCGGGAAAATGGTGCGAGTTTGGCCCGGCAAAGGGAATGGATGCAAGGAGTTTGATGTGTCCGGCAGATAACTGCACGAGTTGGGGTGACATCAACTCGATTAGGCCAGGGTCCAGTGGACTGAAGCTTGCAACTTTGTTCTCCAAGCTTGGGAAAGGCGGCAGACTAAGAGCTAATCACTGCCATAACACTTAG